From Stenotrophomonas sp. SAU14A_NAIMI4_8:
GCCCGGACATCGGCCAGCGCTTCATTGCGGTGGCCGCGCAGGCGCTGCGCCCCGGTGGCCGGCTGTACGTAGTGGCCAACCGCCACCTGCCGTACGAGCACACCTTGAACGACAGCTTCGGCGCGGTGCGCGTGGTGGCCGAGCGCGATGGCTTCAAGCTGGTGGAAGCCGTGAAGGGGAAGGGCCGATGAAGCTGGTCAAGCACATCGCCAACCTGGGCTACGGCAGCCGCAAGCAGGTGCAGTGGATGTTCCGCGAAGGGCGCATCACCGATGCCGACGGTGAGGTGCTGTACGCCGATGACCAGGTGCCGCACGAGGCGGTGCGGGTTGATGGCGAGCCGCTGGACCCGCCGCCGGGCCTGACCCTTGCCCTGCACAAGCCGGCCGGCTACACCTGTTCGACCAAGGACACCGGCCGCCTGATCTACGATCTGCTGCCGCCGCGTTTCCGCGACCGCGACCCGGTGCTGTCCACCGTCGGCCGCCTGGACCGCGAAACCAGCGGCCTGCTGCTGCTGACCGACGATGGCGGCCTGCTGCACCGGATCATCTCGCCCAAGTCGAAGCTGCCCAAGGTCTACGACGTGGCGCTGAGCGAAGACCTGCGCGGCGATGAAGTGGCGCTGTTCGCCAGCGGCACGCTGATGCTGGAATCGGAAAAGACCCCGCTTCTGCCGGCCGAGCTGGAGGTGCTGGGCCCGCGCCAGGTGCGGCTGGTGCTGCACGAAGGCCGCTACCACCAGGTACGCCGCATGTTTGCCGCCACCGGCAACCACGTGCAGGCACTGCACCGCAGCCGGGTGGGTGGCATGGACCTGCAGGGCCTGGACGAAGGCCAGTGGCGCATGCTGGATGCCGCCGATCTGGACACGCTGTTCGCCGTATGACCGTGATCGCTGCGCTGCCGTTCCTGCCCGACGCCGTCATCTTCGACATGGACGGCCTGATGATCGACAGCGAGCGCGTCTCGCTGGCGTGCTGGAACGAGGCGGCGCAGGCCAGCGGGCTGCCGCTGGATGAGCGCTTCTTCCTGCGCATGGTGGGCCTGGGTGACCGTGACTGCCGCGCGCTGCTGCAGCAGCAGGGGCTGAGCGAGAGCACGATCGAGGCGCTGGTGGGCAGCTGCCATGATCTGTATGACGCTCGCACCCAGCATGGCCTGCCGCTGCGGCCGGGCATCATGGAGTTGCTGGAGCTGCTGAAGGCGCACGCCGTGCCGCGCGCGGTCGCTACCTCGACCCGGCAGCCGCGGGCCAACCGCAAGCTGGCCGCGGCCGGGCTGCTGCCGTATTTCGATGCCGTGGTCGCGGGCAACGACGTGGAGCGGCCGAAGCCGGCGCCGGATATCTATCTGCTGGCCGCCCGCACGCTCGGGCAGGACCCGCAGCGCTGCCTGGCACTGGAGGATTCACCGGCAGGCACGCGCGCCGCACTGGCGGCCGGCATGACCGTGATCCAAGTGCCGGACCTGGTGGACCCGGATGACGCGCAGCGCGCCCTGGGCCACCGCATCGTGACCTCGCTGCTGGATGCGCACGCGTTGCTGCTGCCGCTGCTGCGGTAGGTACCTGGTGGGTGCCGACCGTTGGTCGGCACGCTTCACCGCTCTCGCCAGGCATGGCCCGGCGCTACCGCTCCGGTAGGTGCCAACCTTGGTTGGCACGCATACCCGCTCTGGTAGGTGCCGACCGTTGGTCGGCACGCTTCACCGCTCTCGCCGGGCATGGCCCGGCGCTACCGCTCCGGTAGGTGCCAACCTTGGTTGGCACACATGGTCGTTCCGGTGGGTGCCGACCGTTGGTCGGCACGCCCTCCCATCACACCCGGCCGAACACCAGCGCTGCGTTGGTACCACCGAACCCGAAGCTGTTGGACATCACCGTGTCCAGCTTCTGCTCGCGGCTTTCGCGCAGGATCGGGAAGCCTTCCACCGCCGGGTCCAGCTCGGTGATGTTGGCCGAACCGGCCACGAAGCCATCGCGCATCATCAGCAGGCAGTAGATCGCCTCGTGCACGCTGGCCGCACCCAGCGAGTGGCCCGACAGCGCCTTGGTCGACGACAGCGGCGGCACCGCATCGCCGAACACTTCGCGGATCGCACCCAGTTCGGTCACATCGCCCAGCGGGGTGGAGGTGCCGTGGGTATTCAGGTAAT
This genomic window contains:
- a CDS encoding pseudouridine synthase: MKLVKHIANLGYGSRKQVQWMFREGRITDADGEVLYADDQVPHEAVRVDGEPLDPPPGLTLALHKPAGYTCSTKDTGRLIYDLLPPRFRDRDPVLSTVGRLDRETSGLLLLTDDGGLLHRIISPKSKLPKVYDVALSEDLRGDEVALFASGTLMLESEKTPLLPAELEVLGPRQVRLVLHEGRYHQVRRMFAATGNHVQALHRSRVGGMDLQGLDEGQWRMLDAADLDTLFAV
- a CDS encoding HAD family phosphatase — encoded protein: MTVIAALPFLPDAVIFDMDGLMIDSERVSLACWNEAAQASGLPLDERFFLRMVGLGDRDCRALLQQQGLSESTIEALVGSCHDLYDARTQHGLPLRPGIMELLELLKAHAVPRAVATSTRQPRANRKLAAAGLLPYFDAVVAGNDVERPKPAPDIYLLAARTLGQDPQRCLALEDSPAGTRAALAAGMTVIQVPDLVDPDDAQRALGHRIVTSLLDAHALLLPLLR